In Leptotrichia wadei, the DNA window AAGCTGTCAGCTGAAACTTTACCAACAACAGTAATATCCCCCATACTTGAAACATTTTTAGCCGTTAAATTACCGTTAGTTAAGATTTCTCCAGTATTTTTAATATCCTTTGCCAGTAAATTACCATTTGCACTGATTTTACCGTCATTAGTCAAGTTATCAACTTTTAGGTTCTTAGCTGCAACTGTTCCTGACGTTACTGTATTTCTAGCCGTTAAATCTTCATTTGTCAAAATATTTCCAGTGCTGGCTACATTTCCTAAAACTGAGATTCGCTTAACGGAAGTCAATGCTCCTGTATTGTCAAATTTTCCATTAATATCAGTAATTCCTGAAACCTGTATATTTCCGGAATTATCCAAGTTTTTTACATTAAAGTTTCCTCCGGAAAGAACTGTTGCAAGAGAGTTTCTAAAATCTTTTGCCGTTATGTTCCCTGAAGCATTAATATTCCCAGAATTTATCATATCAAGCGTATTCAGGTTTCCGCCTGTGTATATGTTGGACTTGTTCTCAACGTTTCCATTAAGATTGATGTCCTCATTTGCCTGAGTCTCCCCATCCAGCTTTATTTTAGCCGCATTAATATTAATCCCCTTGTCAGAACTTGCAAGCTCACTTTGGGCATACTCAGTCCCGTTTATTTCAATGCCGTTTCCTTTAATCTTTGCGACATTGATTTTCCCGTCAGCTGTAATCTCAAGCTTTGTGTCCCTTGAGTAGATAAGTCCATTGGAGTTTACCCCTGCCCCCTTGTCCGTACTTACTATCTTTATCTGCCCGGCATACATCGATCCAAGGTTGCTTGCATCAATTGCAACTGAATTTATTCCGTTTTTTGAAGTTACAGTTCCGCTAGAGTCAACAGTATTTTCCCCCAGAGTTACATCAACCTTGTTTCCAACAAGATTTCCCTGCAGCTCCATAGCTTTTGCAATAACGTTTACATAATCGGTATTAGTCGCATCAAAGCCATTAGCCCCAATAACAACTCTTCCCTTTTCGACATCAATGCCGATTACATCCCCGTCCTTCAACTTAACTTTTCCAGTTGTAGGGATAAAGTTCTTTATGTTGATTGTCCCTGCGCCGTTTAAATATATTCCATTTTCATTGCTTAAGATCACGTTTACTTTCTGCCTGCTGAGAGCCTCGATATATCCCTCAATCTGCGATCGGTTTGCCCCATTAACCTGCAATAAAATTAGATTTGCGGCCTGATTCGGCCCAAGATTAGGATTTGCGTTAATAATACCGGCAAGATGGCTTCTTCCGATGTTGTCGGCATTGTTAAGAACCTGCCCCTCACGTCCCACATTGTACTCTAAAAACTCGTTAATACTTACACCACGGCCATTCGGAGTGGAAATATTAACGACAGGAACGCCATTCTGGGATCTGTCAAGGCTTGTGTTGTACCTTGAATTAGGGTCAACCTGAAGTCCGTCGGCAAGAATATTAAAGCTGAACACGTTTAGCAGCAGTGCCGCAGTTAATTTGCGTAATATCTTACTTTTTCCTCTCATTGTTCATCTCCTTTCGATATTTTTACTGATTACAATTTGAAATTTTTTATTATTTCTATTTTGAGTTATTATCTAAAAATTTACTTTCAAAGAGCCACTAAAATACATTTCCTGCTTCTTAGGGCTTAAATACTCTGAATGTGCCATAGGTTTTGCATATCCAAAGTCAAAATCAAACATTTTTGTATCAAACCTGATTCCAGCTGTCATTCCAGTTACATATCCAGTCCTGTATTTAGATTTATCCCTGTTGTACTTTGCAGCCCCGTATCCATAATTAACATATGGAGAAACAACCGCAAATTTCTTAACTGGAATATTATATGCCAGCTCATTGCTGATTTCTATAGCCTTATCTCCCTGAATGGATTCTCTTGTATTATATCCTCCTACACTTCCAATACCACCTATAGTCTGCCTTTCACTTCCATAGAGCACATCATTTGAATAGCTTCCATAAACATTGGCCCTATAGATAAATTTGTTTGTTACTGGCTTGTAGTAGCTAAGGTTCACATTGTATTTATGAAACTGTGCTTTCGGAGTTGTATCTATTTTGCCGTTATCCCTTTCAGCATTAAATATTTTTAATCCTCTTTCGTAACCAATAGAACTTCCAAAAATTCCTCCAAAGAGTGAAGTAGTAGTATTAAGGCTCACTGTACCGACTGTAAGTTTTCTGTCAGACAATACCGACTTTTCAAGATAGCTCTGATTATGTCTTCTTCTAATTCCCAAATCAAGACTAACCTTGCTTTTCTGATTTCTAAACAATATTTTTTCGAGATCTGCTGATAAAATATGATTGCTCGAATACATGTCATATACAGTATTTGCTGTATAAAAGCTGCTTTCCTGAATACTTTTACTTGAATTGAGTTTTAAGGTGTAAGTTCTGAACTTCATTGTATATCCAAAATTAAACATATCAAGCCGCCTTTTATATGGCAATGTATCCCCATTTGCAGGATCATATCCTACTGGTCCTATTGGCAAAATCTCTCCGGGCTTTAATTCTTCAATTGTTTTCTTCCAGCTTCTGTCTGGATCCTTTTTAGGTACAGTCATATATGTGAAATAGAAGTTGTCTCCAATTCCAAGAGGGCTGTCAATATTAAGGTTGATACCTCTCCTCCATATTCCATTCTGCTTGCTGTCCCCATAGTTGTTAGCTAAGATTCCGACAGTATATTTATTCTTTAATCTATTTTTTACTTCAATTCTTGAATAGTTTTCCTTTCTTCCAGGAAGAACTTCCATAGTCATATTGTTGGCATTGATTGAGTTAAAATTGTCAGTTGCCGTGTCAATGTCCCTGATATTAAAGATTTTCCCCTTGTTCTTTGAAAACATAAAAAATTCCTTATACTTATCAAGCCCATTGCCGGAATTAATCCTTATATCCTCGATTCTTCCTGCAACAATTTCAAGGTTTAAAGTTCTAGTAGTCAGGTCATTATTCCTATCGAAGTTTACAACAGATGTAGTATATCCTTTAGAAATTAACTTGTTTGTAAGATCTGTAAGAAGGTTTCTGATGTCATCGGAACTAAGTTC includes these proteins:
- a CDS encoding ShlB/FhaC/HecB family hemolysin secretion/activation protein, whose protein sequence is MGYKKIIIFGTFLLANLAFPAPVNEANRIIDIQQRQIEQERTRQQQEKIQKEFENTKFDSPKPQVDKNIESNNLNTNKFLIKSVNIKDNDRLLSQREKNKIIEKYVYLELSSDDIRNLLTDLTNKLISKGYTTSVVNFDRNNDLTTRTLNLEIVAGRIEDIRINSGNGLDKYKEFFMFSKNKGKIFNIRDIDTATDNFNSINANNMTMEVLPGRKENYSRIEVKNRLKNKYTVGILANNYGDSKQNGIWRRGINLNIDSPLGIGDNFYFTYMTVPKKDPDRSWKKTIEELKPGEILPIGPVGYDPANGDTLPYKRRLDMFNFGYTMKFRTYTLKLNSSKSIQESSFYTANTVYDMYSSNHILSADLEKILFRNQKSKVSLDLGIRRRHNQSYLEKSVLSDRKLTVGTVSLNTTTSLFGGIFGSSIGYERGLKIFNAERDNGKIDTTPKAQFHKYNVNLSYYKPVTNKFIYRANVYGSYSNDVLYGSERQTIGGIGSVGGYNTRESIQGDKAIEISNELAYNIPVKKFAVVSPYVNYGYGAAKYNRDKSKYRTGYVTGMTAGIRFDTKMFDFDFGYAKPMAHSEYLSPKKQEMYFSGSLKVNF